The following are encoded together in the Micromonospora lupini genome:
- a CDS encoding expansin EXLX1 family cellulose-binding protein has product MTDGSAPGGVDSRGDDVRAVDVRDVDIELDLDRAPDDRPASPSGPMPWLVATGVTVLAAALGLTLALRSGSAPACAAGRTLAAPPTGTATHSGKATFYDSKGAGGNCSNPAAPANRLYVALGPTEYAAGAACGGFLDVTGPKGTVRVLIMDQCPECEPGHLDLSREAFARIADPVQGLVQVTYRAVVNPPLPGPLTFRIKEGASQFWFAVRIGNHGNPLRAVEVRQGGDGPWRGTARQDYNYWLLASGAGPGPYSVRVTDVYGHRVTVSGIRMAPGQVQTSVVRMYERGVVARTSRPSATARPPAARPGGTPTPARRPAEVAKANAPATPVADGPSTRPAGATARWCG; this is encoded by the coding sequence GTGACCGACGGAAGCGCTCCCGGCGGCGTCGACAGCAGAGGCGACGACGTCCGCGCTGTGGACGTCCGCGACGTCGACATCGAACTCGACCTGGACCGTGCTCCGGACGACAGACCCGCGTCCCCGTCCGGCCCGATGCCCTGGCTGGTCGCCACCGGCGTCACCGTGCTCGCGGCGGCGCTCGGGCTCACCCTGGCCCTGCGCTCCGGCTCCGCCCCGGCCTGCGCCGCCGGCCGGACGCTCGCCGCGCCGCCCACCGGCACCGCCACCCACAGCGGCAAGGCGACCTTCTACGACTCGAAAGGCGCCGGCGGCAACTGCTCGAACCCGGCGGCCCCGGCCAACCGGCTCTACGTCGCGCTCGGCCCCACCGAGTACGCCGCAGGCGCCGCCTGCGGCGGTTTCCTCGACGTCACCGGCCCGAAGGGAACCGTGCGTGTCCTGATCATGGATCAGTGCCCGGAGTGCGAACCGGGGCACCTCGACCTGTCCCGGGAGGCGTTCGCCCGGATCGCCGACCCGGTCCAGGGTCTCGTCCAGGTCACCTACCGCGCGGTGGTCAACCCGCCACTGCCCGGCCCGCTCACCTTCCGCATCAAGGAGGGCGCGTCACAGTTCTGGTTCGCCGTCCGGATCGGCAACCACGGCAACCCGCTGCGCGCCGTCGAGGTGCGGCAGGGCGGCGACGGCCCGTGGCGCGGCACCGCCCGGCAGGACTACAACTACTGGCTGCTGGCCTCCGGCGCGGGTCCCGGCCCGTACAGCGTGCGCGTCACCGACGTGTACGGACACCGGGTCACCGTGTCCGGCATCCGGATGGCACCCGGCCAGGTCCAGACCAGCGTGGTGCGGATGTACGAGCGCGGCGTCGTGGCCAGGACGTCGCGCCCGTCCGCGACGGCCCGCCCACCAGCGGCCCGACCGGGCGGTACGCCGACACCCGCGCGCCGGCCGGCCGAGGTGGCGAAGGCGAACGCCCCGGCCACCCCGGTCGCCGACGGGCCCTCCACCCGACCGGCCGGGGCAACCGCCCGCTGGTGCGGCTGA
- a CDS encoding MauE/DoxX family redox-associated membrane protein — protein sequence MNVTAPPSRAGRWTAVRPWLSTAARLGLAAVWLVAGASKVGDLAASGRAVNAYQVLPYEVATVVGAALPFVELALGVLLLLGLATRLSAAISVALLVVFIAGISSAWARGLAIDCGCFGSGGQLAEGQAPSYLPEILRDLGFLVLAGFLVIWPRTPVSVDGWLSAEPAVEDEDE from the coding sequence ATGAACGTGACCGCACCCCCCAGCCGCGCCGGCCGCTGGACAGCCGTCCGGCCCTGGCTCAGCACGGCGGCCCGACTCGGCCTCGCCGCCGTCTGGTTGGTCGCCGGGGCGTCGAAGGTCGGTGACCTGGCCGCCTCCGGCCGGGCCGTGAACGCCTACCAGGTGCTGCCGTACGAGGTGGCGACAGTGGTCGGCGCGGCGCTGCCCTTCGTCGAGCTGGCCCTGGGCGTGCTGCTGCTGCTCGGGCTGGCCACCCGGCTCAGCGCGGCCATCTCCGTCGCGCTGCTGGTGGTCTTCATCGCCGGGATCTCCTCGGCCTGGGCACGTGGCCTGGCCATCGACTGCGGCTGCTTCGGCAGCGGCGGGCAGCTCGCCGAGGGACAGGCCCCGAGTTACCTCCCGGAGATCCTGCGGGACCTGGGATTCTTGGTGCTGGCCGGATTTCTGGTGATCTGGCCGCGTACGCCCGTCTCGGTGGACGGGTGGCTGTCCGCCGAACCCGCCGTGGAGGACGAGGATGAGTAG
- a CDS encoding HNH endonuclease signature motif containing protein — protein MVRYKYTPEALAQAAASARNITEVMRLLGVRVSGGSHAHISRQLKRFGVDTSHFTGQAHNRGVRRTTSAQFLVQMPEGSRRTPGVRLKWALATLGVPEECEACGTGPVWRGAPLVLHVDHINGDFLDNRPPNLRLLCPNCHSQTETFAGRRNRVRDLATTVPAASAGEERARETAGTERRPATRDEIVGLFAQVDAQQMTALEAAQHLDCHPAYLHKVRRMLEQEGMLTPRPDRSWRSRAHRDVVIEQALANPDVGPKRLSGILRNLPDGRCRVGHGTISAILREAGLNTVEARRSRISDVRGSGVTRQPRRS, from the coding sequence ATGGTTCGGTACAAGTACACGCCCGAGGCGCTGGCGCAGGCGGCCGCCTCGGCGCGCAACATCACCGAGGTGATGCGGCTGCTCGGCGTCCGGGTCAGTGGCGGCTCCCACGCCCACATCAGCCGGCAGCTCAAGAGGTTCGGCGTCGACACGTCGCACTTCACGGGGCAGGCACACAACCGAGGCGTACGACGCACGACCTCGGCACAGTTCCTGGTGCAGATGCCCGAGGGGTCTCGCCGGACGCCGGGCGTGCGGTTGAAGTGGGCACTGGCCACGCTCGGCGTGCCGGAGGAATGCGAAGCGTGTGGGACAGGGCCGGTCTGGCGAGGCGCACCACTGGTCCTGCACGTCGACCACATCAACGGGGACTTCCTCGACAACCGGCCACCGAACCTGCGGCTTCTCTGCCCGAATTGCCACAGTCAGACCGAAACCTTCGCCGGCCGGCGGAACCGGGTTCGCGATCTCGCCACCACCGTGCCTGCGGCGAGCGCCGGCGAGGAACGCGCGCGCGAGACAGCGGGTACCGAGCGCCGACCGGCGACGCGGGACGAGATCGTCGGCCTGTTCGCCCAGGTCGACGCGCAGCAGATGACGGCGCTGGAAGCGGCACAGCACCTGGACTGTCACCCCGCATACCTGCACAAGGTCCGGCGGATGCTGGAGCAGGAAGGCATGTTGACACCGCGTCCGGACCGCAGCTGGCGTTCGAGGGCTCATCGTGACGTGGTGATCGAACAGGCGCTGGCCAATCCGGATGTCGGGCCGAAGCGGCTGTCGGGGATCCTGCGCAATCTGCCCGACGGGCGGTGCAGGGTGGGCCACGGCACGATCTCCGCCATCCTCAGGGAGGCCGGGCTCAACACCGTCGAAGCCAGACGCTCTAGAATCTCCGATGTACGCGGGAGTGGCGTAACTCGGCAGCCGCGCAGGTCTTAG
- a CDS encoding energy-coupling factor ABC transporter ATP-binding protein has protein sequence MIGVVQTALSLDVRGVRYAYPDGHVALHGVDLTVPRGDRVALLGPNGAGKTTLVLHLNGILTPTEGSVHVGGLTVTPDRATLAEVRRRVGIVFQDPDDQLFLPTVAEDVAFGPANLGLRGAELAARVDEALAAVGMSEHRARAPQHLSFGQRRRVAVATVLAMHPEILVLDEPSSNLDPAARRELAEILRGLPVTLLMVTHDLPYAAELCERSVILDGGRIVADAPTLDLLGDEPLLARHRLELPYGFTPRA, from the coding sequence ATGATCGGTGTCGTGCAGACCGCCCTCTCGCTGGACGTTCGTGGCGTCCGGTACGCGTACCCGGACGGGCACGTGGCCCTGCACGGGGTGGACCTGACGGTGCCGCGCGGTGACCGGGTGGCGCTGCTCGGGCCCAACGGCGCCGGTAAGACGACACTGGTGCTGCACCTCAACGGCATCCTCACCCCGACCGAGGGCAGCGTGCACGTCGGCGGGCTGACTGTCACGCCGGATCGGGCGACCCTGGCCGAGGTGCGTCGCCGGGTGGGCATCGTCTTTCAGGACCCGGACGACCAGCTCTTTCTGCCCACGGTGGCGGAGGACGTCGCGTTCGGGCCGGCCAACCTGGGCCTGCGCGGCGCGGAGCTGGCCGCCCGGGTGGACGAGGCGCTTGCCGCCGTCGGGATGAGCGAGCACCGGGCCCGGGCGCCGCAGCACCTCTCGTTCGGGCAGCGCCGGCGGGTGGCGGTGGCGACGGTGCTGGCCATGCACCCGGAGATCCTGGTGCTTGACGAGCCCTCGTCGAACCTGGACCCGGCGGCTCGGCGCGAGCTGGCCGAGATCCTGCGCGGCCTGCCGGTGACCCTGCTGATGGTCACCCACGACCTGCCGTACGCGGCGGAGCTGTGCGAGCGTTCGGTGATCCTGGACGGCGGCCGGATCGTCGCGGACGCCCCCACCCTCGACCTGCTTGGCGACGAGCCACTGCTGGCCCGCCACCGCCTCGAACTCCCCTACGGCTTCACCCCCCGGGCGTAA
- a CDS encoding GNAT family N-acetyltransferase — protein MTLRFVLDPELTPLLRAEIVALWVDVSNAGGAVGFVPPVTTADVRTIADPTFAGIADGPDRLLVGYDGDRPVAVLVFCDNRFGLKAHWCVLKRVMIHPDTQGAGHGSALMREAARLGREWGHEALHVTVRDGLGLDGFYSRLGYREIGRLPGALRVAPGDDRDEILMWLDLKPTD, from the coding sequence GTGACTCTGCGCTTCGTCCTCGATCCCGAGCTGACCCCACTGCTGCGCGCCGAGATCGTCGCCCTCTGGGTGGACGTCAGCAACGCCGGTGGAGCGGTCGGCTTCGTGCCCCCGGTCACCACTGCCGACGTCCGTACGATCGCCGACCCGACGTTCGCGGGCATCGCCGACGGGCCGGACCGGCTGCTGGTCGGGTACGACGGCGACCGGCCCGTGGCGGTGCTTGTCTTCTGCGACAACCGGTTCGGCCTCAAGGCCCACTGGTGTGTGCTGAAGCGGGTGATGATCCATCCGGACACGCAGGGCGCGGGCCACGGGTCGGCGCTGATGCGCGAGGCAGCCCGGCTGGGTCGGGAGTGGGGTCACGAGGCGCTGCACGTGACTGTGCGCGACGGGTTGGGGCTGGACGGGTTCTACAGCCGTCTCGGGTACCGGGAGATCGGCCGGCTGCCGGGCGCGCTTCGGGTGGCACCGGGCGACGACCGCGACGAGATCCTCATGTGGCTCGACCTAAAACCAACCGACTGA
- a CDS encoding DsbA family protein, producing the protein MSSRKGQRDAARVVREQLARERRRRRTVWVSAAAVAVLVIAGLIGWSVWSSQRSDSFTTPPGANGPGTGIVTGGGPVTVDVYEDFLCPVCNQFEQSSGATLEQLVSENKAKVVYHPVAFLNRFSTTEYSTRSSAASGCAAAGGKFREYAKALFAKQPPEGSAGLGDDELVDIGVGVGLDRGSFGGCVSKGTYKTWTEHVTEEASRSDVTGTPTVLINGQPLADRSPQGLTAAVAAAGR; encoded by the coding sequence ATGAGTAGTCGCAAGGGGCAGCGGGACGCGGCCCGGGTGGTCCGCGAGCAACTGGCCCGCGAACGGCGTCGCCGCCGCACGGTCTGGGTCTCCGCCGCCGCAGTCGCCGTGCTGGTCATCGCCGGCCTGATCGGCTGGAGCGTCTGGTCCAGCCAGCGCTCGGACAGCTTCACCACACCGCCCGGCGCGAACGGGCCCGGCACCGGCATCGTCACCGGCGGCGGGCCGGTCACCGTCGACGTCTACGAGGACTTCCTCTGCCCGGTCTGCAACCAGTTCGAGCAGAGCAGCGGCGCGACGTTGGAGCAGCTGGTGTCCGAGAACAAGGCGAAGGTGGTCTACCACCCGGTCGCGTTCCTCAACCGCTTCTCCACTACCGAGTACTCCACGCGCTCCTCGGCCGCCTCCGGCTGCGCGGCGGCCGGCGGCAAGTTCCGCGAGTACGCCAAGGCGCTCTTCGCCAAGCAGCCGCCCGAGGGCAGCGCCGGGCTCGGCGACGACGAGCTGGTCGACATCGGCGTCGGCGTGGGGCTGGACCGGGGCTCGTTCGGGGGCTGCGTCTCCAAGGGCACGTACAAGACGTGGACCGAGCACGTCACCGAGGAGGCCAGCCGCAGCGACGTCACCGGCACGCCCACCGTCCTGATCAACGGCCAGCCACTCGCCGACCGCAGCCCGCAGGGCCTCACCGCGGCCGTGGCGGCGGCCGGCAGGTGA
- a CDS encoding MOSC domain-containing protein — MRLTSIHTYPVKGCHRLDHDGAFVQPWGLAGDRRWMVVDADGVGVTQRETTRLVGLHATVRPGGLVLRADGQPDLDVPEPAGGDPVPVRTFRSRTIQVGALPAGPTADTWLGALLGRPVRLVWLAHPARHVAAGERTYDTGDQVSFADAYPLLLTNAASLDALNGWLAEAGEEPVPMTRFRPNLVVDGAPAWAEDDWAGRSLRIGDLRLRAAGPCDRCVVTTTDQETGVRAKEPLRTLGRHRNIGRKLLFGLNVVPVDSGPLGVGDQVVVDL; from the coding sequence GTGCGGCTGACCTCGATCCACACGTACCCCGTCAAGGGCTGCCACCGCCTCGACCACGACGGCGCGTTCGTGCAGCCGTGGGGCCTGGCCGGCGACCGACGCTGGATGGTGGTGGACGCCGACGGCGTCGGCGTCACCCAGCGGGAGACCACCCGGCTGGTCGGCCTGCACGCCACCGTGCGCCCCGGCGGCCTGGTGCTGCGCGCCGACGGGCAGCCCGACCTCGACGTGCCGGAGCCGGCCGGTGGCGACCCGGTGCCGGTGCGGACCTTCCGCAGCCGGACGATCCAGGTCGGGGCGCTGCCCGCCGGCCCGACGGCCGACACCTGGCTCGGCGCGCTGCTCGGCCGGCCCGTCCGGCTGGTCTGGCTGGCCCACCCGGCCCGGCACGTGGCCGCCGGCGAGCGTACGTACGACACCGGCGACCAGGTCAGCTTCGCCGACGCCTACCCGCTGCTGCTGACGAACGCCGCCTCCCTCGACGCCCTCAACGGTTGGCTCGCCGAGGCGGGGGAGGAGCCGGTGCCGATGACCCGGTTCCGGCCCAACCTGGTCGTCGACGGTGCGCCGGCCTGGGCCGAGGACGACTGGGCCGGCCGGTCGCTGCGCATCGGCGATCTGCGGCTGCGCGCCGCCGGGCCGTGCGACCGCTGCGTGGTCACCACGACCGACCAGGAGACCGGTGTACGCGCGAAGGAGCCGCTGCGCACTCTCGGCCGCCACCGCAACATCGGCCGCAAGCTCCTCTTCGGACTGAACGTGGTGCCCGTCGACAGCGGCCCGTTGGGTGTCGGCGACCAGGTAGTCGTCGACCTCTGA
- the cbiQ gene encoding cobalt ECF transporter T component CbiQ, whose product MGAGHGHVLYRESTSPVHRLPPEVKIVAMVVFTIAVVATPREAFWAFGAYALLVAAVAALARVGPRWLLSRALIELPFVLFAVALPFLGAGERVEVLGLRLSEDGLHGAWNILAKGTLGVLASLLLAATTSTRDLIVGLDRLRCPQVLTQIATFMLRYLDVLVGEARRMRVARISRGDDPRFLWQLRGFAAGIGALFLRAFERGERVYLAMLSRGYTGRMPAVWQGDGAATAGQWLVAATVPVAAASIAAAAVVLT is encoded by the coding sequence ATGGGTGCCGGTCACGGGCACGTGCTGTACCGCGAGTCGACCTCGCCTGTGCACCGGCTCCCGCCCGAGGTCAAGATCGTGGCGATGGTGGTCTTCACGATCGCCGTGGTGGCCACCCCGCGTGAGGCGTTCTGGGCCTTCGGCGCGTACGCCCTGCTGGTGGCGGCGGTGGCGGCGCTGGCCCGGGTGGGGCCGCGCTGGCTGCTCAGCCGCGCGCTGATCGAGCTGCCGTTCGTGCTGTTCGCTGTGGCGCTGCCGTTTCTGGGTGCCGGCGAGCGGGTCGAGGTGCTGGGGCTGCGGCTGTCCGAGGACGGCCTGCACGGCGCGTGGAACATTCTGGCCAAGGGCACCCTGGGCGTCCTGGCCTCGCTGCTGCTCGCGGCGACCACCTCCACCCGGGACCTGATCGTGGGGTTGGACCGGCTGCGCTGCCCGCAGGTGCTCACCCAGATCGCCACGTTCATGCTGCGCTACCTCGACGTGCTTGTCGGCGAGGCGCGACGGATGCGGGTGGCGCGGATCTCCCGGGGCGACGACCCGCGCTTCCTGTGGCAGTTGCGCGGCTTCGCCGCCGGCATCGGGGCGCTGTTCCTGCGCGCCTTCGAGCGCGGCGAGCGGGTCTACCTGGCGATGCTGTCGCGGGGCTACACGGGTCGGATGCCCGCGGTGTGGCAGGGCGACGGCGCGGCGACCGCCGGTCAGTGGCTGGTCGCGGCGACCGTGCCGGTGGCGGCGGCCTCCATCGCCGCGGCCGCAGTCGTGCTGACATGA
- a CDS encoding sigma-70 family RNA polymerase sigma factor — MIPVPRDSGAAGATGDVARDPATESALTARDGDPAAQAVFVRLTQAEVWRFVAALVGPDSADDLAQETYLRAFRALPAFEGRSSARTWLLGIARRACADHLRTVIRRRRLDERLAANAYTDHPHPDPAGQLGATDLVRRLSPERRAAFVLTQLLGLSYAEAAAVEGVPVGTIRSRVARARDELVEAVGDALTG, encoded by the coding sequence GTGATCCCCGTCCCGCGTGACTCCGGCGCCGCCGGTGCGACAGGTGACGTCGCCCGCGACCCGGCGACCGAGTCGGCCCTTACCGCGCGCGACGGTGACCCCGCAGCCCAGGCCGTGTTCGTCCGGCTGACCCAGGCCGAGGTCTGGCGCTTCGTCGCCGCCCTGGTGGGCCCGGACAGCGCCGACGACCTCGCCCAGGAGACGTACCTGCGGGCATTTCGGGCCCTGCCGGCGTTCGAGGGCCGCTCCAGCGCCCGCACCTGGCTGCTCGGCATCGCCCGGCGGGCCTGCGCCGACCACCTGCGGACGGTGATCCGGCGTCGTCGTCTCGACGAGCGGCTGGCCGCGAACGCGTACACCGACCATCCGCACCCCGACCCGGCCGGGCAGCTCGGCGCCACCGACCTCGTGCGTCGGCTGAGCCCCGAGCGACGTGCGGCGTTCGTGCTCACCCAACTGCTCGGCCTGTCGTACGCCGAGGCCGCTGCCGTCGAGGGTGTGCCGGTGGGCACCATCCGCTCCCGGGTCGCCCGGGCCCGCGACGAGCTGGTCGAGGCCGTCGGCGACGCCCTCACCGGTTGA
- a CDS encoding energy-coupling factor ABC transporter permease: protein METLAMHISNGIIDGPVAAVFAALALAALTGCVLRGRRDLDDRLAPMAGLVAAFIFAVQMLNFPIFTAGVSGHLLGGALAALLVGPWVGALCVAVVLVVQALIFGDGGVAMLGLNITNMALIGTAAAYLLIAVLLRVLPRTRAGLAVTAFVAALVSVVVASQGFVVEYWLGGTTDLGGNLAGLAGTMAGVHLLIGIGEGLITATTVLTVAKVRPDLVYALRALPTPATPAVGVPGGIR from the coding sequence GTGGAGACACTGGCGATGCACATCTCGAACGGGATCATCGACGGTCCCGTCGCGGCGGTCTTCGCGGCACTGGCGCTCGCCGCGCTCACCGGGTGCGTCCTGCGCGGCCGGCGCGACCTGGACGATCGGCTCGCCCCGATGGCCGGCCTGGTCGCGGCGTTCATCTTCGCCGTCCAGATGCTCAACTTTCCGATCTTCACGGCCGGTGTGAGCGGTCACCTGCTCGGTGGCGCGCTCGCCGCGCTGCTTGTCGGGCCGTGGGTCGGCGCGCTCTGCGTGGCAGTGGTGCTCGTCGTGCAGGCGCTGATCTTCGGTGACGGTGGTGTGGCGATGCTGGGCCTGAACATCACCAACATGGCGCTGATCGGCACCGCCGCCGCGTACCTGCTGATCGCCGTCCTGTTGCGGGTGCTGCCCCGCACGCGGGCCGGCCTGGCCGTCACGGCGTTCGTCGCGGCGCTGGTAAGCGTGGTGGTCGCGTCCCAGGGCTTCGTCGTCGAGTACTGGCTGGGCGGCACCACCGACCTGGGCGGCAACCTCGCCGGCCTGGCCGGCACGATGGCAGGCGTGCACCTGCTGATCGGCATCGGCGAGGGCCTGATCACGGCGACCACGGTGCTCACCGTCGCGAAGGTGCGCCCCGACCTGGTGTACGCGTTGCGCGCGCTTCCCACTCCCGCCACCCCCGCTGTCGGAGTTCCCGGAGGTATCCGATGA
- a CDS encoding LCP family protein encodes MPHREQTSEPGTDPTTDVAGSPEPTEGSTPDASRPRRRWRRVLLISLLVLVVLGAGGAVAGGLYLRSVESDIERVDAFDGVPEQSRPKPAVTGATNIMILGSDSRDPERTSGSRTDTIILAHLPKDRSSAQLISIPRDTWVPVPKSKDGNHGGRDAKVNAAYAWGGVPLMVQTVESFTGVRVDHVALIDFAGFKEIIDALGGVDIDSEKSFTSIHPPFRTFKQGVQRMDGEAALDYSRQRKQFAEGDFARIRHQQQVIRAIIDKASSGGIITNPAKLNSFLKATSNSVSVDKDLSLLDMATQLRGVRGGNMTFLTSPTKGTGQVGSESVVFADKARVKTFYDAVRRDSVGEIVSLGSKK; translated from the coding sequence ATGCCACATCGTGAACAGACCTCGGAGCCTGGGACGGACCCGACCACAGATGTCGCCGGCTCTCCGGAGCCCACCGAGGGATCCACTCCGGACGCTTCGCGGCCGCGTCGCCGGTGGCGGCGAGTCCTCCTGATCAGCCTGCTGGTGCTTGTGGTGCTGGGCGCCGGTGGCGCGGTGGCGGGCGGGCTCTACCTACGATCGGTCGAGTCGGACATCGAGCGGGTCGACGCCTTCGACGGGGTGCCCGAGCAGTCCCGCCCCAAGCCGGCCGTCACGGGCGCCACGAACATCATGATCCTGGGCAGCGACTCCCGTGACCCGGAGCGGACGAGCGGGTCGCGCACCGACACGATCATCCTGGCCCACCTGCCGAAGGACCGGTCGAGCGCACAACTGATCTCGATCCCGCGGGACACCTGGGTGCCGGTGCCGAAGTCGAAGGACGGCAACCACGGCGGCCGGGACGCGAAGGTCAACGCGGCCTACGCCTGGGGTGGGGTGCCGCTCATGGTGCAGACCGTGGAGTCGTTCACCGGGGTCCGGGTGGACCATGTGGCCCTTATCGACTTTGCCGGCTTCAAGGAGATCATCGACGCGTTGGGCGGCGTCGACATCGACTCGGAGAAGAGCTTCACGTCGATCCACCCGCCGTTTCGCACCTTCAAGCAGGGCGTGCAGCGGATGGACGGTGAGGCCGCCCTGGACTACTCGCGTCAGCGCAAGCAGTTCGCGGAGGGCGACTTCGCCCGGATCCGCCATCAGCAGCAGGTGATCCGCGCGATCATCGACAAGGCGTCGTCCGGCGGCATCATCACCAACCCCGCCAAGCTCAACAGCTTCCTGAAGGCCACCTCGAACTCGGTCTCGGTGGACAAGGACCTGTCCCTGCTGGACATGGCGACCCAACTGCGCGGGGTCCGGGGCGGCAACATGACGTTCCTGACCAGCCCCACCAAGGGCACCGGTCAGGTCGGCTCGGAGAGCGTGGTGTTCGCGGACAAGGCGCGGGTCAAGACGTTCTACGACGCGGTCCGGCGCGACTCGGTCGGTGAGATCGTCAGCCTCGGCTCCAAGAAGTGA
- the bcp gene encoding thioredoxin-dependent thiol peroxidase, protein MTAPDRLSPGDPAPEFTLPTDTGDQLSLADLRGRKVVLYAYPAAMTPGCTKQACDFRDSLASLQAAGYEVVGISPDKPEKLAKFRDRDAITFPLVSDVDRAVLTAYGAYGEKQLYGKTVTGVIRSTFVIDADGKIERALYNVKATGHVAKLRRDLGLD, encoded by the coding sequence ATGACCGCGCCCGACCGCCTCTCCCCCGGTGACCCCGCGCCCGAGTTCACCCTCCCCACCGACACCGGCGACCAGCTCTCCCTCGCCGACCTGCGCGGCCGCAAGGTCGTCCTGTACGCCTACCCGGCGGCCATGACCCCCGGCTGCACCAAGCAGGCGTGCGACTTCCGCGACTCGCTCGCCTCGCTCCAGGCCGCCGGCTACGAGGTGGTCGGCATCTCCCCGGACAAGCCGGAGAAGCTGGCGAAGTTCCGCGACCGGGACGCCATCACCTTCCCGCTGGTCTCGGACGTCGACAGGGCGGTGCTCACCGCGTACGGCGCGTACGGCGAGAAGCAGCTGTACGGCAAGACCGTCACCGGCGTGATCCGCTCGACATTCGTCATCGACGCCGACGGCAAGATCGAACGGGCGCTCTACAACGTCAAGGCCACCGGGCACGTCGCCAAACTCCGCCGCGACCTCGGCCTGGACTGA
- a CDS encoding PDGLE domain-containing protein codes for MKNRSWVFLAGGLLVALLLAGVVSNYASSHPDGLDSSLLKGCTVDADDTIVGGSCPAQQAREHELGDSPLADYGVRGIRNSFLSTGLSGVLGVLVTFAIGGGGFWLLRRRGDASTRGDNAVDGGDATAAEGATGDAVTAARRTS; via the coding sequence ATGAAGAACCGGTCCTGGGTGTTCCTGGCCGGCGGTCTGCTTGTCGCCCTGCTGCTCGCCGGTGTCGTGAGCAACTACGCCTCGTCGCATCCGGACGGGCTGGACTCGTCCCTGCTCAAGGGCTGCACCGTCGATGCGGACGACACCATCGTCGGTGGCAGTTGCCCGGCGCAGCAGGCCCGCGAGCACGAGTTGGGCGACAGTCCGCTCGCCGACTACGGCGTACGGGGCATCCGGAACAGCTTCCTCTCGACGGGTCTCTCCGGGGTGCTCGGGGTGCTGGTGACCTTCGCGATCGGCGGCGGCGGTTTCTGGCTGCTGCGCCGCCGGGGCGACGCGTCGACCAGGGGCGACAACGCGGTCGATGGCGGCGACGCGACGGCCGCCGAGGGCGCTACCGGCGACGCGGTCACCGCCGCGCGCCGCACCAGCTGA